From a region of the Solanum stenotomum isolate F172 chromosome 2, ASM1918654v1, whole genome shotgun sequence genome:
- the LOC125855320 gene encoding protein PIGMENT DEFECTIVE 338, chloroplastic: MPLLLLLPCKSFSIFNPILPLNTSVIYNTATQFSAFPLSHKYPLARTPKSSKNLSLHWNYRISLHTHVSFCSKNEIFEEFRTTQLDELPESEELELHNKPYLKQIDNGVVSDVEEEPKKVSKDEVLEPFYKLFKPTESNEEESDTEQEEEVHPVVEESKKVSVEYYEPKPGDLVVGVVVSGNENKLDVSVGADLLGTMLTKDVLPLYDKEMGYLLCDLEKDAEEFLVRGKMGIVSYDDAISGESTPGKPVVEPGTVLFAEVLGRTLSGRPLLSTRRLFRRIAWHRVRQIKQLNEPIEVKITEWNTGGLLTRIEGLRAFLPKAELMNRVNSYTELKENVGRRINVLITRINEETNDLILSEKEAWQMLNLQEGTLVEGTVKKLFPFGAQIRLGETNRSGLLHISNVTQAKVTSMSNLLAVDEKVKVMVVKSMFPDKISLSIANLESEPGLFLSDKERVFSEAKQMAKKFRQNLPTVSATKKPEPLPTDRLPFEDEENMYANWKWFKFERDNVNME, from the exons AtgccacttcttcttcttcttccatgtAAGTCTTTCTCTATTTTCAATCCAATTTTGCCCCTCAACACTTCTGTTATTTACAACACAGCTACCCAATTCTCAGCTTTTCCCCTTTCTCACAAATACCCACTTGCTAGAACCCCAAAATCTTCCAAGAATCTCTCACTCCATTGGAATTATCGAATAAGTTTGCATACCCATGTCTCGTTTTGCTCTAAAAATGAAATCTTTGAAGAATTTAGGACTACCCAGTTGGATGAATTGCCTGAAAGTGAAGAGCTTGAATTACATAATAAGCCATATTTAAAGCAAATAGATAATGGGGTTGTCTCAGATGTAGAGGAGGAGCCGAAAAAAGTTAGTAAAGATGAAGTTTTGGAGCCattttataagttatttaaGCCTACAGAGTCtaatgaagaagaaagtgatACAGAACAAGAGGAAGAGGTTCATCCAGTTGTAGAAGAGAGTAAGAAGGTTAGTGTAGAGTATTATGAACCGAAGCCGGGTGATTTGGTGGTAGGTGTTGTGGTTTCGGGGAATGAGAATAAGCTTGATGTGAGTGTTGGTGCTGACCTATTGGGTACCATGTTAACTAAGGATGTTTTGCCTTTGTATGACAAAGAGATGGGCTATTTGCTGTGTGATTTAGAGAAGGATGCTGAGGAGTTTTTGGTGAGAGGGAAAATGGGAATTGTGAGCTACGATGATGCAATTAGTGGGGAATCAACGCCAGGGAAGCCCGTTGTGGAACCTGGGACTGTACTTTTTGCTGAGGTTCTTGGAAGAACTCTCAGTGGTCGACCACTACTGTCAACAAGAAGACTCTTTAGACGCATTGCCTGGCATCGAGTGAGGCAG ATTAAACAACTAAATGAACCTATTGAGGTGAAGATAACAGAGTGGAATACTGGTGGTCTTCTTACAAGAATAGAG GGCTTAAGGGCTTTTCTTCCAAAGGCTGAATTGATGAACAGAGTTAATAGCTACACCGAGCTGAAGGAAAAT GTGGGGCGTCGAATTAATGTGCTTATTACCAGAATAAATGAAGAAACTAATGACTTAATACTAAGTGAGAAGGAAGCTTGG CAAATGTTAAATCTGCAAGAGGGCACCCTTGTGGAAGGAACAGTGAAAAAACTTTTTCCCTTTGGCGCACAGATACGGCTTGGTGAAACAAATCGAAG TGGCTTGCTACACATCTCAAATGTCACCCAAGCCAAGGTTACTTCCATGAGTAACTTGTTAGCAGTTGATGAGAAGGTGaaagttatggttgtgaagTCAATGTTTCCTGACAAAATATCTCTCAG TATTGCAAACCTTGAAAGCGAGCCAGGGTTATTTTTATCGGACAAGGAG AGAGTATTTTCTGAAGCAAAACAGATGGCGAAGAAGTTCAGACAGAACCTACCAACAGTTTCAGCAACAAAGAAACCGGAACCCCTTCCTACTGACAGGCTACCatttgaagatgaagaaaatatGTATGCTAATTGGAAATGGTTCAAGTTTGAAAGGGATAATGTAAACATGGAATAA